A section of the Methanoregula formicica SMSP genome encodes:
- a CDS encoding NAD(+)/NADH kinase: protein MKAVIVSRIDNAEALAFARSIRATLSEASCPAEFDHDTAIAVGESGPRLAETDADIVIVIGGDGTILRTIQQLGSPVPVLGINWGEVGFLADLETADALPFLRNLVHGFTVEERMRISLAKDGVPLGTALNEALIVTTRPAKMLRFSIIIDGVVAEQFRADGLLVSTPTGSTAYAMSAGGPIVDPRIQGFLLVPLAPYMLSSRPHLISEGRRLEIRLESAKPAKLVLDGQQTIDLGTSSQIHIQRSPVPAQFVDVKRNFFEKVDKKLRNL from the coding sequence ATGAAAGCCGTGATCGTTTCCCGTATTGACAATGCCGAGGCACTTGCATTTGCACGCAGCATACGGGCAACACTATCAGAAGCAAGTTGTCCGGCAGAGTTCGATCACGATACTGCAATTGCAGTAGGGGAATCAGGCCCCCGCCTTGCCGAAACTGATGCGGATATTGTCATTGTCATCGGAGGGGATGGCACGATCCTCCGGACCATCCAGCAGCTCGGCAGCCCGGTTCCCGTTCTTGGCATCAACTGGGGCGAGGTGGGATTCCTTGCTGATCTCGAAACGGCCGATGCCCTGCCGTTCCTTCGTAATCTCGTTCATGGCTTTACCGTTGAGGAACGAATGCGGATCTCGCTTGCAAAGGATGGGGTACCTCTCGGAACCGCCTTAAACGAAGCCCTGATTGTAACGACACGTCCCGCTAAGATGCTGCGGTTCTCAATCATTATTGATGGCGTTGTGGCTGAGCAGTTCAGGGCAGACGGACTTTTGGTCAGCACACCCACCGGCTCTACCGCGTATGCTATGAGTGCCGGTGGCCCGATCGTTGATCCACGGATCCAGGGATTCCTGCTCGTTCCGCTGGCACCCTATATGCTCTCGTCAAGACCCCACCTCATCAGCGAGGGAAGGCGGCTTGAGATCCGGCTCGAGAGTGCCAAGCCGGCCAAGCTGGTCCTTGACGGCCAGCAGACGATCGATCTTGGCACGTCCAGCCAGATTCACATCCAGAGATCCCCGGTTCCGGCACAATTTGTCGATGTGAAAAGGAACTTTTTCGAGAAAGTGGATAAAAAACTCCGCAATCTCTGA
- a CDS encoding allosteric regulator of homoserine dehydrogenase yields the protein MKLEMKDSPGQLVAALKPISDVGGNIIAVIHQREPDQDKKTLNVQIVLELPEGRLENLTAILKGQGVHIQRIDRERLLYKRTVIIIGHLMHTDLSDTVGRIDSTGYAEVSELSMSMPAVNERSSSRITIKALSKNDMESALAILRKVSEQKNLLMIEPLEEIA from the coding sequence ATGAAACTCGAGATGAAGGATTCGCCAGGCCAACTGGTGGCAGCGTTAAAGCCGATCTCCGACGTTGGCGGCAATATCATCGCCGTCATCCACCAGCGTGAGCCGGATCAGGACAAAAAAACCCTGAATGTCCAGATAGTACTCGAGTTGCCGGAAGGGAGGCTGGAGAACCTCACTGCCATCCTGAAAGGACAGGGCGTCCACATCCAGCGCATTGACCGGGAACGCCTTCTGTACAAGCGTACTGTCATCATCATCGGCCACCTGATGCATACTGATCTCTCGGACACGGTCGGCCGGATTGACTCCACCGGCTATGCGGAAGTGAGCGAGCTCTCGATGAGCATGCCCGCAGTCAATGAACGATCGTCATCGCGCATCACCATCAAGGCCCTTAGTAAGAACGATATGGAGTCTGCACTGGCAATCCTCCGGAAGGTGTCGGAGCAGAAGAACCTGCTGATGATCGAGCCGCTGGAGGAGATAGCATGA
- the flaJ gene encoding archaellar assembly protein FlaJ: protein MAEPDAGLNPDDVKGGKQVPFANAIEGIKERVSQITEDKKMSADLLFMNTYMASLALADASRPEIFTFAANRKEYISAKYIAKVDMFVKKWSYSYAEALSIQAERIKNPMLQSMLNRYANAIESGVPDDDFLKNELSTVRSVYRSQVEAGLEMVQKWGDAYIAMLLSGTVICVTLMISIAIYNPTGLETTLYTGYGIILAIGVGGNFLMYTSVPDDPKAHGLTVHQSKEQQTIHAMERIIIPIAIVAVILLSLVGASAAMIYILIGILLAPLGIIGYIDDSNITMRDNDFSTFVRSLGAVMGGQGTTAVHALNTIDKKSLTALEPLVNSVYSKMNLGLDDKQIWDKFIGESGSNLIYKYLNIYLDTITLGGPPDSIGSIVGASMLEQTLLREKKDMHARSFLILLIAMHAAMAGIFVALYRIMVVLTGSVGSMMEKFAQEQAAAGGTASSSLSSSMGGLSMFTNFPEAEMGAFVVISLTIITLSNIFAARFVGGGDRYMFYFYGAIFCTITGLVLLVGPIFVGMFFSPEGLAAMASAGAASGTTGI from the coding sequence ATGGCTGAGCCCGATGCCGGCCTGAACCCGGATGACGTCAAGGGCGGGAAGCAGGTCCCGTTTGCCAATGCGATTGAGGGAATCAAGGAGCGGGTATCCCAGATCACTGAAGACAAGAAGATGAGTGCCGACCTGCTCTTCATGAATACGTACATGGCCTCTCTTGCCCTTGCCGACGCATCGCGGCCCGAGATCTTCACCTTTGCGGCTAACCGGAAAGAGTACATCTCGGCAAAATACATTGCAAAAGTGGACATGTTCGTGAAAAAATGGAGTTACAGTTACGCTGAGGCACTCAGTATCCAGGCGGAAAGAATCAAAAATCCCATGCTCCAGAGTATGCTCAACCGGTACGCCAACGCCATCGAATCCGGTGTACCTGATGACGATTTCTTAAAGAACGAATTATCAACCGTGCGGAGCGTTTACCGCAGCCAAGTTGAGGCGGGCCTTGAGATGGTCCAGAAATGGGGAGATGCCTACATTGCCATGCTCCTTTCAGGGACGGTCATCTGTGTCACACTCATGATCTCGATCGCTATCTATAATCCCACGGGCCTCGAGACAACGTTATACACCGGGTATGGCATCATCCTTGCAATTGGCGTTGGGGGAAATTTTCTGATGTATACCTCTGTTCCTGATGATCCCAAGGCCCATGGCCTGACCGTACACCAGTCAAAGGAGCAGCAGACCATCCATGCCATGGAGCGGATCATCATCCCGATTGCCATTGTCGCGGTCATTCTCCTCTCGCTCGTCGGGGCGAGCGCCGCCATGATCTATATCCTCATCGGGATCCTGCTTGCACCGTTAGGCATTATCGGGTATATCGATGACAGCAACATCACCATGCGGGACAATGATTTCTCCACGTTCGTCCGAAGCCTGGGTGCTGTTATGGGAGGGCAGGGAACGACCGCAGTCCATGCCCTCAACACCATTGACAAGAAATCCCTCACAGCTCTTGAACCCCTGGTGAATTCGGTCTATTCCAAGATGAACCTGGGCCTTGACGATAAACAGATCTGGGATAAGTTCATCGGCGAGTCCGGCAGCAACCTCATCTACAAGTATCTCAATATCTACCTCGATACGATAACACTCGGCGGCCCCCCGGACAGTATCGGGTCCATTGTCGGTGCTTCCATGCTGGAGCAAACACTTCTTCGGGAGAAGAAGGATATGCACGCCCGCAGTTTCCTGATCCTGCTGATAGCGATGCATGCCGCCATGGCCGGGATATTTGTCGCTCTCTACCGCATCATGGTCGTCCTTACGGGATCGGTAGGTAGCATGATGGAAAAATTCGCCCAGGAGCAGGCAGCAGCCGGGGGAACTGCCAGTTCCTCACTCAGTTCCTCAATGGGTGGTTTAAGCATGTTCACCAATTTCCCCGAAGCTGAGATGGGCGCATTTGTCGTTATCTCCCTGACCATCATCACGCTGTCCAACATCTTTGCAGCACGGTTTGTTGGGGGCGGGGATCGGTATATGTTTTATTTCTATGGCGCCATATTCTGTACTATAACCGGCCTTGTACTGCTGGTCGGCCCCATATTTGTCGGAATGTTCTTCAGTCCCGAGGGGCTTGCGGCAATGGCTTCTGCAGGAGCAGCTTCAGGGACGACAGGGATCTGA
- a CDS encoding response regulator: MGKILIVDDTLFMRTLLKNILFSGGHTIAGEAGDGEEAVAKYKELKPDLVTMDVVMPKMNGIEALKGIKAIDPNARVVMCTAVGQEQMVKLAIKSGAKGYIVKPFQAPKVLEEVKNVLAS; encoded by the coding sequence ATGGGAAAGATTCTGATCGTGGATGATACCCTCTTTATGAGAACCCTTCTTAAAAACATCCTGTTCTCCGGCGGGCATACTATCGCCGGCGAAGCAGGGGATGGGGAAGAGGCCGTTGCAAAATACAAGGAACTGAAACCGGATCTCGTAACCATGGACGTCGTGATGCCCAAAATGAACGGTATTGAAGCGCTCAAAGGGATCAAGGCAATTGATCCCAATGCCCGCGTTGTCATGTGTACCGCCGTGGGACAAGAACAGATGGTGAAGCTTGCCATCAAGAGCGGTGCAAAAGGATATATTGTAAAACCGTTCCAGGCCCCAAAAGTACTGGAAGAAGTCAAGAACGTCCTGGCATCCTGA
- a CDS encoding CheF family chemotaxis protein, with protein sequence MKEVPAKVEHNNTWVVVKLGVAEDRIVIPAPVNKEILYKTVVDVAERKNILIVTAKTDTEIVAKILSVDKVLAILKKLILGSCNAYRLMAYFMSPAIRGGVMIKDAQWEKGSVVVVHSGIWFVGAAKQVCVPVTEVAAIELTKREVQGKPTDVVRIDHLESGEVVSSLVLCPLSTLQVLYNFLKETTKSMDMKGTELDGVDQQVAMLIYSGMDSHAIENMLNIPHKQLDAIYDKILKLGLAEVVTIRREVQLTTKGVRYISDATKSQTN encoded by the coding sequence ATGAAAGAAGTCCCGGCAAAAGTTGAACATAATAATACCTGGGTTGTCGTCAAGCTCGGCGTTGCTGAAGACCGGATTGTCATCCCGGCACCGGTCAACAAGGAGATCCTCTACAAGACAGTCGTCGATGTTGCGGAGAGGAAGAACATCCTTATCGTTACTGCTAAAACGGACACCGAGATTGTTGCAAAGATCCTCTCTGTTGATAAGGTCCTTGCTATCCTGAAGAAACTGATTTTAGGCTCCTGCAACGCCTACCGGCTGATGGCGTATTTCATGTCACCGGCTATCCGGGGCGGCGTGATGATAAAGGACGCCCAGTGGGAGAAAGGGAGCGTCGTCGTCGTCCACTCCGGGATCTGGTTCGTCGGTGCTGCAAAACAGGTCTGTGTCCCGGTCACCGAAGTTGCTGCAATCGAACTGACCAAGCGGGAAGTCCAGGGTAAACCCACGGATGTCGTCAGGATCGATCACCTTGAATCCGGTGAAGTTGTCTCCAGCCTTGTTCTCTGCCCGCTCTCCACGCTTCAGGTCCTGTATAATTTCTTAAAAGAGACTACAAAGAGCATGGACATGAAAGGCACCGAGCTTGACGGTGTCGATCAGCAGGTGGCCATGCTCATCTACTCCGGGATGGACTCGCATGCAATCGAGAATATGCTCAACATCCCCCACAAACAACTGGATGCCATCTATGACAAGATCTTAAAACTGGGCCTTGCCGAAGTTGTAACAATCCGGCGGGAAGTCCAGCTGACTACAAAAGGCGTCCGATATATCTCCGATGCAACAAAATCCCAGACAAACTGA
- a CDS encoding translation initiation factor IF-5A, whose protein sequence is MKEQTEIGKIKEGRYIVIDEEPCKVVGIATSKPGKHGAAKARIDAVGIFDSVKRSIVSPVSAKTYVPVVERKSGQVLSIAGNMAQLMDMKDFSNFEITIPEDKMGTIEVGKEYMYIESMGKKKFD, encoded by the coding sequence ATGAAGGAACAGACAGAAATCGGAAAGATTAAGGAAGGCAGATATATCGTTATCGATGAGGAGCCCTGCAAGGTCGTCGGGATCGCAACATCAAAGCCCGGAAAACACGGTGCAGCAAAGGCACGTATCGATGCCGTGGGAATCTTTGACAGTGTCAAGCGTTCGATTGTATCACCGGTATCAGCAAAAACCTATGTGCCTGTTGTCGAAAGGAAGAGCGGGCAGGTCCTCTCCATCGCAGGGAACATGGCCCAGCTCATGGACATGAAAGATTTCTCCAACTTCGAGATCACGATTCCGGAAGACAAGATGGGAACCATCGAAGTGGGAAAAGAGTACATGTATATCGAATCAATGGGCAAGAAAAAGTTTGATTAA
- a CDS encoding bifunctional fructose-bisphosphatase/inositol-phosphate phosphatase, whose translation MNSDFFSACNQMAGLVESSISSLVCTHEGGRTVRMGADGTPTKLIDQVAEDSIMEYLRENPLCSLLISEEAGKVAFDGPEGTLFLDPVDGTFNAVAGIPFYALSLAYATEGIVRKAYVRNLSSGETFTAEKGKFAQCNGKDIRVSTVANLDECALSVYGRKFDPTRVFHLGQKIRRWRLLGASALELCYVGCGRIDGFIDLRGTLRVTDAAAGMLVCSEAGGKVSDMDGRNLSFPEEVTVGRCIVATNGVLHHKVIEYLR comes from the coding sequence ATGAACAGTGATTTTTTCTCTGCATGCAACCAGATGGCAGGACTGGTTGAATCAAGTATCAGCAGCCTTGTCTGTACCCATGAGGGAGGCCGGACTGTTCGTATGGGGGCTGACGGGACACCAACAAAACTGATTGATCAGGTTGCTGAAGACAGCATCATGGAGTACCTCAGAGAGAATCCTCTCTGTTCATTGCTTATCAGCGAGGAGGCGGGTAAAGTAGCCTTCGATGGCCCGGAGGGGACCCTGTTCCTGGACCCGGTTGACGGGACCTTCAATGCCGTGGCAGGCATCCCGTTTTACGCACTTTCCCTAGCCTATGCAACGGAGGGGATTGTCCGGAAAGCGTATGTCCGCAACCTTTCAAGTGGCGAAACATTTACCGCTGAGAAAGGAAAGTTCGCGCAGTGCAACGGAAAGGACATACGGGTCTCGACCGTGGCCAATCTCGATGAATGTGCCCTGAGCGTCTATGGCAGGAAGTTTGATCCCACCCGTGTGTTCCATCTCGGCCAGAAGATCCGTCGGTGGCGCCTGCTCGGGGCATCAGCGCTTGAGCTCTGTTATGTAGGGTGCGGGAGAATAGATGGGTTCATAGACCTGCGCGGGACACTTCGGGTGACCGATGCAGCTGCGGGCATGCTGGTGTGCAGTGAGGCCGGGGGAAAAGTGTCTGACATGGATGGCAGGAACCTCTCATTTCCGGAGGAAGTTACGGTGGGGCGGTGCATTGTTGCGACGAACGGTGTCCTGCACCATAAAGTGATAGAGTACCTGAGGTGA
- a CDS encoding archaellin/type IV pilin N-terminal domain-containing protein — MRSFEQNDEGFTGLEAAIVLIAFVVVAAVFSYVVLGAGFFTTQKAQETVHTGVAQATSAVELSGPVMVQANTDSNSVKNITFYLQLAAGGNAVDITKIGYTVSTPAMMKTVQGTDSNVVNITWLKIIQTGNLLEPREMVLIDLGTEGMGFDSTSMKVNDKVTVEVKPPIGSSLPITRTLPAALNTPNWYEVY; from the coding sequence ATGAGATCCTTTGAACAAAATGACGAGGGATTCACCGGCCTTGAAGCAGCGATTGTGCTGATCGCATTCGTTGTTGTCGCGGCGGTATTCTCTTATGTAGTACTTGGCGCCGGGTTCTTCACAACCCAGAAGGCGCAGGAGACCGTGCACACGGGTGTTGCCCAGGCCACATCCGCTGTTGAACTGTCGGGACCGGTTATGGTTCAGGCAAATACTGATAGCAATTCGGTCAAGAACATCACGTTCTATCTCCAGCTTGCTGCAGGTGGAAATGCAGTTGATATTACCAAGATTGGATATACGGTTAGCACACCTGCAATGATGAAAACTGTACAGGGAACAGACTCAAACGTAGTAAATATTACGTGGTTGAAGATAATCCAGACTGGTAACCTTCTTGAACCCCGGGAAATGGTCCTTATCGACTTAGGCACTGAAGGAATGGGATTTGATAGCACCTCAATGAAAGTGAATGACAAGGTAACTGTCGAGGTCAAACCTCCGATCGGTTCTTCACTCCCAATCACCAGGACCCTGCCGGCAGCATTGAATACTCCGAACTGGTATGAGGTTTATTGA
- a CDS encoding ATPase domain-containing protein encodes MASISDLMGGEDRQIISTGNSELDKKIADGLPLESLTLIEGENDTGKSVLTQQIIWGAMKQGLSVDLFTTENTSKSFIKQMESMSLDISEYFAWGYLKVFPLHVVGFEWKKEEMEGILSHLVTHIQQSKSQVIIVDSLTLFTEYAETDTILTFFTNCKSLVDHGKTILVTLHTYAFEEDTLVRIRSICDAHLNMKKALVGDKYVMVMEVIKVRGARKTTGNLVSFEVHPGYGMKVIPMSFAKV; translated from the coding sequence ATGGCATCCATTTCCGATCTGATGGGAGGCGAGGACCGGCAGATTATCTCCACCGGTAACAGCGAACTCGACAAGAAGATCGCTGATGGTCTTCCCCTTGAATCCCTGACTCTCATCGAGGGGGAGAACGATACCGGGAAGAGCGTCCTTACCCAGCAGATCATCTGGGGTGCCATGAAACAGGGACTCTCGGTTGACCTGTTTACCACGGAAAACACCAGTAAGAGTTTCATCAAGCAGATGGAGTCCATGAGTCTTGACATCTCCGAATATTTTGCCTGGGGCTATCTCAAGGTCTTCCCGCTCCACGTAGTCGGATTTGAGTGGAAAAAGGAGGAGATGGAGGGCATCCTTTCACATCTCGTCACCCATATCCAGCAGAGCAAATCCCAGGTCATCATTGTCGATTCCCTTACCCTGTTCACCGAATATGCAGAGACCGACACCATCCTGACCTTTTTTACCAACTGCAAGTCACTTGTCGATCATGGAAAAACCATCCTTGTCACCCTCCATACCTATGCATTCGAGGAAGACACGCTCGTGCGGATCCGCTCCATCTGCGACGCCCACCTGAACATGAAGAAGGCCCTGGTGGGCGACAAGTATGTCATGGTGATGGAGGTCATCAAGGTCCGTGGCGCACGTAAGACCACCGGAAACCTTGTAAGTTTCGAGGTCCACCCGGGGTATGGGATGAAAGTTATCCCGATGAGTTTTGCGAAGGTCTGA
- a CDS encoding homoserine dehydrogenase produces the protein MKVALIGLGSVGRGAAEMIAKKDLGLTITGIADSKSGLINNAGIDIVSVLATKKKTGSCGTPGVTAADVVAKAEYDALIEVTPTNALSGEPATGYIRAALNRKKHVVTSNKGPVALYYKELKELARKNGVEFRYEATVAGAIPIMHVLEHGLAGNEILAIYGVLNGTCNFILTRMAHEGLTYEQALLEARELGYAEADPTYDVQGIDAAIKLVILANTIWGNGVKLDAVDRTGIDLLTADALQLADEQGCTIRLIAEAIPRKNLLRVSPRILEKNHPLVTQGTLNALTLETDMAKEITLIGRGAGSVETASAIIGDLLFIRDCHVQRP, from the coding sequence ATGAAAGTCGCGCTTATTGGTCTCGGGTCTGTCGGCCGCGGCGCGGCCGAGATGATTGCAAAGAAAGACCTCGGGCTCACCATCACCGGGATCGCAGACTCAAAGAGCGGTCTCATCAATAATGCGGGTATCGATATTGTTTCCGTCCTTGCCACCAAGAAAAAGACCGGATCCTGCGGAACCCCGGGAGTCACTGCAGCGGATGTTGTGGCAAAGGCGGAGTATGATGCCCTGATAGAGGTGACCCCGACCAACGCGCTCTCGGGAGAACCTGCAACAGGATATATCCGGGCTGCACTGAACCGGAAGAAGCACGTGGTCACATCAAATAAGGGCCCGGTTGCGTTGTACTACAAGGAACTCAAAGAGCTCGCGAGAAAGAATGGTGTGGAGTTCCGGTACGAGGCAACGGTTGCCGGCGCAATCCCGATCATGCACGTGCTTGAGCACGGCCTTGCCGGAAATGAGATCCTTGCCATCTATGGAGTTCTCAACGGCACCTGCAACTTCATCCTCACCCGGATGGCTCACGAGGGGCTCACCTACGAACAGGCCCTTCTTGAGGCTCGCGAACTGGGATATGCGGAAGCCGATCCGACCTATGATGTCCAGGGAATTGATGCAGCCATCAAGCTCGTGATCCTGGCAAACACGATCTGGGGGAACGGGGTAAAACTCGATGCAGTCGACCGGACCGGGATCGATCTCCTCACTGCTGACGCGCTACAGCTTGCCGATGAACAGGGATGCACCATCCGTCTTATCGCAGAAGCGATCCCCCGTAAGAATTTACTCCGAGTCTCTCCCCGCATACTGGAAAAGAACCACCCGCTTGTTACGCAGGGGACGCTCAATGCCCTCACGCTTGAAACCGACATGGCAAAGGAGATCACCCTGATCGGACGGGGGGCGGGGTCGGTCGAGACAGCAAGCGCGATTATCGGCGACCTTCTCTTTATCCGGGATTGTCATGTCCAGCGTCCTTGA
- a CDS encoding archaellin/type IV pilin N-terminal domain-containing protein: protein MVKTMKNLYSEDAFTGLEAAIVLIAFVVVAAVFSYVVLGAGFFTTQTAQATVHTGVAQASSSLEIVGNVMGIAVDPASNRLTFINTSVALTAGGTAMDLTQMVISYSDSKGGRIASIPNATAGIAECEADTILSANHDAADNRWCVSQKINDLGTNNNLLEPNEIWVLSIGMPPTAQINQKITVNMQPAVGAVLPITRTIPGGLNYVQAIY, encoded by the coding sequence ATGGTGAAAACAATGAAAAATCTGTATTCTGAAGATGCATTCACCGGCCTTGAAGCCGCAATCGTTCTGATTGCATTCGTTGTGGTGGCCGCGGTGTTCTCGTACGTCGTACTGGGTGCCGGATTCTTTACCACTCAGACTGCACAGGCCACCGTCCACACCGGTGTTGCCCAAGCCAGCTCAAGTCTTGAGATTGTTGGTAATGTTATGGGCATCGCTGTTGACCCAGCATCCAACCGTCTAACATTTATCAATACCAGCGTTGCCCTCACAGCTGGTGGGACAGCAATGGATCTTACTCAAATGGTTATCTCTTATTCCGATTCCAAGGGAGGGCGAATTGCAAGCATTCCCAATGCTACTGCTGGAATCGCAGAATGTGAAGCTGACACCATCTTGAGTGCGAATCACGATGCTGCTGATAATCGGTGGTGCGTCTCCCAGAAGATCAATGATCTTGGCACAAACAATAACCTGCTGGAGCCCAATGAAATTTGGGTACTCAGTATTGGTATGCCTCCGACAGCACAAATAAATCAAAAGATTACTGTCAACATGCAGCCCGCAGTTGGTGCAGTTCTTCCAATAACAAGGACTATTCCTGGTGGACTCAACTACGTTCAGGCAATTTATTAA
- a CDS encoding type II/IV secretion system ATPase subunit produces MGTLSVAVNLPFKPEPVDTTIDFYRDIESSALYKMLPANAKEYVKASPHLLEYLHTFPVNTYGIPLFLSELKKDLRSMKSPNIIYPVNETTFVHILPDPDDVRNYYIPIEPSFLHSVSQMMPAIETKLIDLIDGLEEDPISDKERAEVIKKMLANVAVIKPKNVDITQLVGSGPGQQDLKSKITTFLNTDFSAKDKMSKVKKKFQVPTTPDGKVILTDQEYRAIEYLLVRDKIDMGVLKPFLSDSYIEDISCDGVGPIFIEHKIFKGLKSVIEFKISSELDEFVVKMAERIKRPITYRNPVVDATLLDGSRINIVYGTAISRHGSNFTIRKVNEIPLSILNIVESGGIDYIAAAYLWICVEYGMSLFVSGETASGKTTLLNAITTFIPPENKIVTIEDTPELNVPHRNWIREVALAKGKGEGGGASGEVSMFDLLKAALRQRPNQILVGEIRGVEGAVAFGAMQTGHPVMSTFHAASVEKLIQRLCGDPINIPKTYVDNLNLVVIQSAVKRPDGNLVRRMISINELVGYNPETQGFTFVQMFTWEPVSDTFVWSGKGSSFLLENKIATMLGIPDSRKAEIYQEVEKRAKILERLHKAGYTKFWDLFHMMTKIKKQGLLTIGV; encoded by the coding sequence ATGGGAACGCTCTCCGTTGCAGTCAACCTCCCGTTCAAACCGGAACCGGTTGACACGACCATCGATTTTTACCGGGACATTGAGTCCAGCGCACTCTACAAGATGCTTCCGGCAAATGCCAAGGAGTACGTGAAGGCAAGTCCCCACCTTCTGGAATATCTGCATACCTTCCCGGTGAACACCTACGGGATCCCGCTCTTCCTCTCGGAGTTGAAAAAGGATCTCCGCTCGATGAAGAGCCCGAACATCATCTACCCGGTCAACGAGACTACATTCGTTCATATTCTTCCCGATCCGGATGATGTCAGGAATTACTATATCCCGATCGAGCCATCGTTCCTGCACAGCGTCAGCCAGATGATGCCGGCCATTGAGACAAAACTCATCGACCTCATCGACGGGCTTGAGGAAGATCCGATCAGCGATAAAGAACGGGCCGAAGTCATCAAGAAGATGCTGGCCAACGTTGCCGTGATTAAACCCAAGAATGTAGATATCACACAACTTGTTGGTTCAGGCCCCGGGCAGCAGGATCTCAAATCAAAGATCACCACCTTCCTTAACACGGACTTCTCCGCAAAGGATAAAATGAGCAAGGTAAAAAAGAAGTTCCAGGTCCCCACGACACCGGACGGGAAAGTTATCCTCACCGATCAGGAATACCGTGCCATCGAGTACCTTCTGGTCCGGGACAAGATCGATATGGGGGTCTTAAAACCCTTCCTTTCCGACTCCTATATTGAAGATATCTCTTGTGATGGTGTAGGCCCGATCTTCATTGAGCACAAGATCTTCAAAGGCTTAAAATCCGTTATTGAGTTCAAGATCTCCAGCGAACTGGACGAGTTCGTTGTAAAGATGGCAGAACGGATCAAGCGCCCGATCACCTATCGTAACCCGGTTGTCGATGCAACCCTGCTGGATGGTTCCCGTATCAACATCGTGTACGGTACTGCCATCTCCCGACACGGGAGCAACTTCACCATCCGTAAAGTGAATGAGATACCACTTTCGATCCTCAACATTGTCGAGAGCGGGGGTATAGACTATATCGCTGCAGCATACCTCTGGATCTGTGTTGAGTACGGGATGTCTCTTTTTGTATCGGGTGAGACTGCCAGCGGGAAGACAACGCTCCTGAATGCTATCACCACTTTCATTCCCCCGGAGAACAAAATTGTCACTATCGAAGATACGCCCGAACTGAACGTGCCCCACCGGAACTGGATCCGCGAAGTGGCACTGGCAAAAGGGAAAGGCGAAGGAGGTGGGGCAAGCGGTGAAGTCTCCATGTTCGACCTGCTGAAGGCAGCTCTCCGTCAGCGTCCCAACCAGATCCTTGTCGGTGAGATCCGTGGTGTCGAAGGGGCAGTTGCATTCGGTGCCATGCAGACAGGCCACCCGGTGATGAGCACGTTCCACGCTGCATCCGTCGAGAAGCTGATCCAGCGTCTCTGCGGGGACCCCATCAATATCCCGAAGACCTATGTCGACAACCTCAACCTTGTCGTCATCCAGAGCGCGGTCAAACGCCCCGACGGTAACCTTGTGCGCCGCATGATCAGTATCAACGAGCTTGTAGGATACAATCCCGAGACACAGGGTTTCACGTTCGTCCAGATGTTCACCTGGGAGCCGGTATCGGATACGTTCGTCTGGTCCGGCAAAGGCAGTTCCTTTTTACTGGAGAACAAAATTGCCACCATGCTCGGTATCCCGGACAGCAGGAAAGCCGAGATCTACCAGGAAGTTGAGAAACGGGCAAAGATCCTGGAACGCCTTCATAAGGCAGGGTACACCAAGTTCTGGGACCTGTTCCACATGATGACGAAGATCAAGAAACAGGGACTCCTGACAATCGGTGTCTGA